From Streptomyces griseorubiginosus, one genomic window encodes:
- a CDS encoding M48 family metallopeptidase: MSDDGHQNNGHEHVPSRQRRRFPGISSRAYEHPADRSALVALRKLSGFDTVFKALSGLLPERSLRLLFLSDSVRVSDQQFAYLNDMLRDACYILDLEKVPPMYVNQDPQPNAMCIGLDEPIIVVTTGLVDLLDEEEMRAVVGHEVGHALSGHSVYRTILLFLTSLALRVAWIPLGNIAIMAIVTALREWFRKSELSADRAGLLVGQDLRASMRGLMKLAGGHHLHEMNVDAFLKQAEEHEAGGDLRDSVLKILNVLPRTHPFTTIRAAELKKWSESRDYQRIMDGHYPRRAEDKDTSVTDSFRESAASYASNVKNSKDPLMKLVNDIAGGAGDLGGRVRRGFGGFSSSAPRNDDRPDEEGGATPAG; encoded by the coding sequence ATGTCCGACGACGGCCATCAGAACAACGGACACGAGCACGTACCGAGCAGGCAGCGCCGGCGTTTCCCGGGAATCTCCTCGCGTGCGTACGAGCACCCCGCCGACCGTTCCGCCCTGGTGGCGCTGCGCAAGCTGAGCGGTTTCGACACGGTGTTCAAGGCGCTCAGCGGTCTGCTCCCCGAGCGGAGCCTGAGGCTGCTGTTCCTGTCCGACTCGGTGCGCGTCTCCGACCAGCAGTTCGCGTACCTCAACGACATGCTGCGGGACGCCTGTTACATCCTGGACCTGGAGAAGGTCCCGCCGATGTACGTGAACCAGGACCCGCAGCCCAACGCGATGTGCATCGGCCTGGACGAGCCGATCATCGTCGTCACCACGGGCCTGGTCGACCTCCTCGACGAGGAGGAGATGCGGGCCGTCGTCGGCCACGAGGTGGGCCACGCCCTCTCCGGCCACTCGGTCTACCGGACCATCCTGCTGTTCCTGACCAGCCTCGCCCTCCGGGTGGCCTGGATCCCGCTGGGCAACATCGCGATCATGGCGATCGTGACCGCGCTGCGGGAGTGGTTCCGCAAGTCGGAGCTGTCGGCGGACCGCGCGGGCCTGCTGGTCGGCCAGGACCTGCGCGCCTCGATGCGCGGCCTGATGAAGCTGGCCGGCGGCCACCACCTGCACGAGATGAACGTGGACGCGTTCCTGAAGCAGGCCGAGGAGCACGAGGCGGGCGGCGACCTGCGCGACTCGGTCCTGAAGATCCTCAACGTCCTGCCGCGCACCCACCCCTTCACCACGATCCGGGCGGCCGAGCTGAAGAAGTGGTCCGAGTCCCGCGACTACCAGCGGATCATGGACGGCCACTACCCGCGCCGCGCCGAGGACAAGGACACCTCGGTCACCGACAGCTTCCGCGAGTCGGCGGCGAGCTACGCGAGCAATGTGAAGAACTCCAAGGACCCCCTGATGAAGCTGGTCAACGACATCGCGGGCGGGGCGGGCGACCTGGGCGGCAGGGTCCGCAGGGGCTTCGGCGGCTTCTCGAGCTCGGCCCCGAGGAACGACGACAGGCCCGACGAGGAGGGCGGCGCGACCCCGGCCGGTTAG
- the nadD gene encoding nicotinate-nucleotide adenylyltransferase, giving the protein MGEQDMPTGPGNNSPSNPGKRRLGVMGGTFDPIHHGHLVAASEVAAQFHLDEVVFVPTGQPWQKTHRRVSAAEDRYLMTVIATAENPQFSVSRIDIDRGGPTYTTDTLRDLKSLNADTDLFFITGADALGQILTWRDAEELFSLAHFIGVTRPGHTLADPGLPEGGVSLVEVPALAISSTDCRARVAKGDPVWYLVPDGVVRYIDKRELYRGE; this is encoded by the coding sequence ATGGGAGAGCAGGACATGCCTACCGGCCCGGGCAACAACAGCCCGTCGAACCCCGGCAAGCGCCGCCTCGGCGTCATGGGCGGAACGTTCGACCCGATCCACCACGGGCACCTCGTGGCGGCCAGCGAGGTCGCCGCGCAGTTCCACCTGGACGAGGTCGTGTTCGTACCGACCGGCCAGCCGTGGCAGAAGACCCACCGCAGGGTGTCCGCGGCCGAGGACCGCTATCTGATGACGGTCATCGCGACCGCCGAGAACCCGCAGTTCTCGGTCAGCCGGATCGACATCGACCGCGGCGGCCCGACGTACACCACGGACACACTGCGCGACCTGAAGTCCCTGAACGCGGACACCGACCTCTTCTTCATCACGGGCGCCGACGCCCTCGGCCAGATCCTCACCTGGCGGGACGCGGAAGAGCTGTTCTCCCTCGCGCACTTCATCGGAGTCACCCGGCCCGGCCACACCCTGGCCGACCCCGGGCTGCCCGAGGGCGGGGTCTCGCTGGTCGAGGTCCCGGCCCTGGCCATCTCCTCCACCGACTGCCGGGCGAGAGTCGCCAAGGGCGACCCCGTCTGGTACCTGGTGCCGGACGGCGTCGTGCGTTACATCGACAAGCGCGAGCTGTACCGCGGCGAGTGA
- a CDS encoding LCP family protein has protein sequence MNDRYDAGYGGDHENQYELVGYDEYGRPVYQQIPQQASRQQPQQSQQQYDPYTQQGYGYDPYATGGQQAPYDTGNQSPVPPYDPYGAGDTGQQAPVPPYDPYRGRGAGGQAGGPATAYDPYGQAAASGQQQRVTGQQRVTEQTAYIPQQGGPAADAPQGAQGGRGYGEGAQAGEAPATAQTGVDSADDERQYHTAQFAFVEEPDGDSEDVIDWLNFTENRTERREEAKRRARSRLVVLVVVLALFAVGGVGYLWYAGKLPGLSDSETKKGTTIASSAQNRDVIVVHLHNTAKGGTSTALLVDNTTTDQGTTVLIPNSLSLTADDGTTTTLAKSVDDDGSSGTLDALDTVLGTDIEGTWRLDTPYLQNLVDLVGNIDVDTNTAVPDPAAKKKGQAPLVNKGKDQTLSGKMAVAYATYRAPGEAQNAQLERFGQVMQGVLRKLSSDPTAATTTVQTLAQILDPSLTDKDLGTFLAKLADLAKGGDYKTALLPVQQDGTLSAAASASVVNDVLGGKAKSPDKDAAVSVSVQNATGTKDNTEKARVVLLNGGFTFLDGGTPSGTRATSEVVYADPGDKANATEVAKTLGLPGSAVTKGTVSSSANVAVILGQDYKPSSSS, from the coding sequence GTGAACGACCGATACGACGCGGGTTACGGCGGCGATCACGAGAACCAGTACGAACTCGTCGGCTACGACGAGTACGGCCGGCCGGTGTACCAGCAGATCCCGCAACAGGCTTCGCGGCAGCAGCCTCAGCAGTCCCAGCAGCAGTACGACCCCTACACACAGCAGGGCTACGGCTACGACCCGTACGCCACGGGCGGACAGCAGGCGCCGTACGACACCGGCAACCAGAGCCCCGTCCCGCCGTACGACCCCTACGGCGCCGGCGACACCGGACAGCAGGCGCCGGTGCCGCCCTACGACCCGTACCGGGGCCGGGGCGCGGGCGGACAGGCCGGCGGTCCGGCGACGGCGTACGACCCCTACGGGCAGGCCGCCGCGAGCGGGCAGCAGCAGCGGGTCACCGGGCAGCAGCGGGTCACCGAGCAGACGGCGTACATCCCCCAGCAGGGTGGCCCGGCCGCCGACGCACCGCAGGGAGCGCAGGGAGGCCGGGGGTACGGCGAGGGCGCGCAGGCCGGGGAAGCACCGGCGACGGCGCAGACCGGCGTGGACTCCGCCGACGACGAACGGCAGTACCACACCGCCCAGTTCGCGTTCGTCGAGGAGCCCGACGGGGACTCCGAGGACGTCATCGACTGGCTCAACTTCACCGAGAACCGCACCGAGCGCCGCGAGGAGGCCAAGCGCCGGGCCCGCAGTCGGCTCGTCGTCCTGGTCGTCGTCCTCGCCCTGTTCGCGGTCGGCGGGGTCGGCTACCTGTGGTACGCCGGGAAGCTGCCCGGCCTGTCGGATTCGGAGACCAAGAAGGGCACGACGATCGCGTCGAGCGCCCAGAACCGGGACGTGATCGTCGTCCATCTGCACAACACCGCGAAGGGCGGCACCTCCACCGCGCTGCTCGTCGACAACACCACCACCGACCAGGGCACCACCGTCCTGATCCCCAACTCCCTCAGCCTCACGGCCGACGACGGCACCACGACCACCCTCGCCAAGTCGGTCGACGACGACGGCTCCTCGGGGACCCTCGACGCCCTCGACACCGTCCTCGGCACCGACATCGAGGGCACCTGGCGCCTGGACACCCCCTACTTGCAGAACCTCGTCGACCTCGTCGGCAACATCGACGTCGACACCAACACCGCCGTCCCCGACCCGGCCGCCAAGAAGAAGGGCCAGGCGCCCCTGGTGAACAAGGGGAAGGACCAGACCCTCAGCGGCAAGATGGCCGTCGCCTACGCCACCTACCGCGCCCCCGGCGAGGCCCAGAACGCCCAGCTGGAGCGCTTCGGCCAGGTCATGCAGGGCGTGCTGCGCAAGCTGTCCTCCGACCCGACGGCCGCGACCACCACCGTGCAGACCCTGGCCCAGATCCTCGACCCGTCCCTGACCGACAAGGACCTCGGTACCTTCCTCGCCAAGCTCGCCGACCTCGCCAAGGGCGGCGACTACAAGACCGCGCTGCTGCCCGTCCAGCAGGACGGCACCCTGAGCGCGGCGGCCAGCGCGAGCGTCGTCAACGACGTCCTCGGCGGCAAGGCGAAGAGCCCCGACAAGGACGCGGCGGTCAGCGTCTCCGTCCAGAACGCCACCGGCACCAAGGACAACACCGAGAAGGCCCGCGTCGTCCTCCTCAACGGCGGCTTCACCTTCCTCGACGGCGGCACGCCCTCCGGCACCCGGGCCACCTCCGAGGTCGTCTACGCCGACCCGGGCGACAAGGCCAACGCCACCGAGGTCGCCAAGACCCTCGGCCTGCCCGGCAGTGCCGTGACCAAGGGCACGGTCTCCTCCAGCGCGAACGTCGCGGTGATCCTCGGCCAGGACTACAAGCCGTCCTCCTCGTCCTAG
- the rsfS gene encoding ribosome silencing factor, with the protein MTATDRSLELVHTAAQAAADKLAHDVIAYDVSDVLSITDAFLLASAPNDRQVKSIVDEIEERLSKELGAKPVRREGDREARWVLLDYVDIVVHVQHSEERVFYALERLWKDCPELELPADAKATRGKGEEHAKLRAEEDDAEFGEQR; encoded by the coding sequence GTGACCGCCACTGACCGTTCTCTCGAGCTCGTCCACACCGCCGCGCAGGCGGCCGCCGACAAGCTCGCCCATGATGTGATCGCCTACGACGTCAGTGACGTCCTCTCGATCACCGACGCCTTCCTGCTGGCGTCCGCACCCAACGACCGCCAGGTCAAGTCCATCGTCGACGAGATCGAGGAGCGGCTCTCCAAGGAGCTCGGCGCCAAGCCGGTGCGCCGCGAGGGCGACCGCGAGGCCCGCTGGGTCCTGCTCGACTACGTGGACATCGTGGTCCACGTCCAGCACAGCGAGGAGCGGGTCTTCTACGCCCTGGAGAGGCTGTGGAAGGACTGCCCCGAGCTGGAGCTGCCGGCCGACGCCAAGGCGACCCGCGGCAAGGGCGAGGAGCACGCCAAGCTCCGGGCCGAGGAGGACGACGCCGAGTTCGGGGAGCAGCGGTGA
- a CDS encoding histidine phosphatase family protein, with product MTAASDRKGRGRRLILWRHGQTSWNVERRFQGTTDVELTETGVGQARRAARLLASLQPDAIVASDLQRAANTAAELSALTGLEVSHDEGLRETYAGVWQGLTHEEIIARHGEEYAAWKRGEPVRRGGGELETEVADRAAPVVLRHAEKLPEDGTLVVVSHGGTIRTTIGRLLGLEPRHWESLGGLSNCCWSVLGEGARGWRLLEHNAGTLPEPVLGDDD from the coding sequence GTGACCGCTGCCTCCGACCGCAAGGGCCGGGGCCGCCGCCTCATCCTGTGGCGGCACGGCCAGACCTCCTGGAACGTGGAGCGCCGCTTCCAGGGCACCACCGACGTCGAACTCACCGAGACCGGCGTCGGCCAGGCCCGCCGCGCGGCCCGGCTGCTGGCCTCCCTCCAGCCCGACGCGATCGTCGCCTCCGACCTCCAGCGGGCCGCGAACACGGCCGCCGAGCTCTCCGCGCTCACCGGCCTCGAGGTGTCCCACGACGAGGGCCTGCGCGAGACCTACGCGGGCGTCTGGCAGGGGCTGACGCACGAGGAGATCATCGCCCGGCACGGCGAGGAGTACGCCGCGTGGAAGCGCGGTGAGCCGGTCCGCCGCGGCGGCGGCGAACTGGAGACCGAGGTCGCCGACCGCGCCGCCCCCGTCGTGCTCCGGCACGCCGAGAAGCTCCCCGAGGACGGCACCCTCGTGGTGGTCAGCCACGGCGGCACGATCCGCACCACCATCGGACGGCTGCTCGGTCTGGAGCCGCGGCACTGGGAGAGCCTCGGCGGCCTCTCCAACTGCTGCTGGTCCGTCCTCGGCGAGGGCGCCCGCGGCTGGCGCCTCCTGGAGCACAACGCCGGCACCCTGCCGGAGCCGGTGCTCGGGGACGACGACTGA
- a CDS encoding helix-turn-helix transcriptional regulator — MRTTQRRRPELASFLRSRRARVTPADVGMPPGLRRRTPGLRREEVAQLSGVGVTWYTWLEQGRPINASAQVLDAVARTLRLDLPEREHLYRLAEVPFAGVPERLPQETGPEVQGIIDALDPLPAVVYNSRYDILATNQGYRDLFLIREVIEIGVSNALWTLFTVSEEACPVLYRERELPVMVATLRSAYGRHVGEPAWEGYIAALAAASPYFAELWASGEVVQPGPRVKTFRHRAVGVLRMTSQSLSIDGMPECRIVVYTPEDEETREKSRLLRETGFSSSGAKEN, encoded by the coding sequence ATGAGGACGACACAGCGACGACGGCCCGAGCTGGCCTCGTTCCTGCGCAGCAGGCGCGCCCGGGTGACCCCGGCGGACGTGGGGATGCCGCCGGGCCTCAGGCGCCGCACCCCGGGGCTGCGCCGCGAGGAGGTCGCCCAGCTCTCCGGCGTCGGGGTGACCTGGTACACCTGGCTGGAGCAGGGCCGCCCGATCAACGCCTCCGCACAGGTCCTGGACGCGGTGGCCCGCACGCTGCGGCTCGACCTGCCGGAGCGGGAGCATCTGTACCGCCTGGCGGAGGTGCCCTTCGCCGGCGTCCCGGAGCGACTGCCCCAGGAGACGGGGCCGGAGGTGCAGGGCATCATCGACGCCCTCGACCCGCTCCCGGCGGTCGTCTACAACTCGCGCTACGACATCCTGGCCACGAACCAGGGCTACCGGGACCTGTTCCTCATCCGGGAAGTCATCGAGATCGGGGTGTCCAACGCGCTGTGGACGCTGTTCACGGTGTCCGAGGAAGCCTGCCCGGTGCTGTACCGGGAGCGCGAGCTGCCGGTCATGGTGGCGACGCTGCGGTCCGCGTACGGCAGACATGTGGGCGAGCCGGCGTGGGAGGGCTACATAGCCGCGCTGGCGGCGGCCAGCCCCTACTTCGCCGAACTCTGGGCGAGCGGAGAGGTGGTCCAGCCCGGACCCCGGGTGAAGACCTTCCGCCACCGAGCAGTGGGTGTGCTGCGGATGACGTCCCAGTCGCTGTCGATCGACGGAATGCCCGAGTGCCGGATCGTGGTCTACACCCCGGAGGACGAGGAGACACGTGAAAAATCCCGCCTCCTGAGGGAGACGGGATTCTCATCGAGTGGAGCTAAGGAGAATTGA
- a CDS encoding MFS transporter, whose translation MLAAQFMALLDVFIVNVAAPTIGTELHASGAQLQLVIAGYAITYSVLLITGARLGDRFGHGRVHLAGLALFTAASLACGLAQGVTELIVFRLVQGAGSAVMIPQVLSLIQRNFTGEARMRALGVYSAVLAVGAAAGQVVGGVLVSADLFGTGWRPVFLVNVPVGLVLLAAGARVLLPGDRRTPRDRSRGLDLPGLVLLGAAVSLCTVPLVLGQEEDWPLWSWLSLAAAAVLFAVFCGYEARLARRGGAPLITPSVLRHPGMGLAVFRIMAVMAVNGGFLFVLTLYVQGGLGYSALRAGLSFAPTAVVFGIVGLTWRHWPMSWQGLLTPAGFVITALAALGVGLSLRDGGEGGVALYAAYTGLGVGLALAFSPTLTRALSTVPPRYAADASGLLATVTQLGQLVGVAGFGTLFFNRLESLGPSEAYTSAKALLACMFALAGTAAVGAVSGLVLRRR comes from the coding sequence GTGCTCGCCGCCCAGTTCATGGCGCTGCTCGACGTGTTCATCGTGAACGTCGCGGCCCCCACGATCGGCACCGAACTGCACGCCTCCGGCGCCCAACTCCAGCTGGTCATCGCCGGATACGCCATCACGTACTCGGTGCTGCTGATCACCGGCGCCCGGCTCGGCGACCGGTTCGGGCACGGCCGGGTCCATCTCGCCGGACTCGCCCTGTTCACGGCGGCCTCACTCGCCTGCGGGCTCGCCCAGGGCGTCACCGAGCTGATCGTCTTCCGGCTGGTGCAGGGCGCCGGTTCGGCGGTGATGATCCCGCAGGTGCTCAGCCTGATCCAGCGCAACTTCACCGGCGAGGCCCGGATGAGGGCGCTCGGCGTGTACTCCGCGGTCCTCGCGGTCGGCGCCGCCGCCGGGCAGGTCGTCGGCGGAGTCCTGGTCAGCGCCGACCTGTTCGGCACCGGCTGGCGGCCGGTGTTCCTGGTGAACGTGCCGGTCGGTCTCGTCCTGCTGGCCGCGGGCGCGCGCGTCCTGCTCCCCGGGGACCGCAGGACGCCCCGGGACCGGTCCCGCGGTCTCGACCTGCCCGGCCTGGTGCTGCTCGGCGCGGCCGTGTCGCTGTGCACGGTGCCGCTGGTGCTGGGACAGGAGGAGGACTGGCCGCTGTGGTCGTGGCTGTCCCTGGCCGCCGCCGCGGTCCTGTTCGCCGTCTTCTGCGGCTACGAGGCGCGCCTGGCCCGGCGCGGCGGGGCCCCGCTGATCACACCGAGTGTGCTGCGCCACCCCGGCATGGGTCTCGCGGTGTTCCGGATCATGGCGGTCATGGCCGTCAACGGCGGCTTCCTCTTCGTGCTCACCCTGTACGTGCAGGGCGGCCTCGGCTACAGCGCGCTGCGGGCCGGGCTCTCCTTCGCGCCGACCGCGGTGGTCTTCGGGATCGTCGGACTGACCTGGCGGCACTGGCCCATGTCCTGGCAGGGCCTGTTGACGCCGGCCGGCTTCGTGATCACCGCGCTGGCCGCGCTCGGCGTCGGCCTGTCGCTGCGGGACGGAGGCGAGGGCGGTGTCGCGCTGTACGCGGCGTACACGGGCCTGGGAGTGGGGCTCGCGCTCGCCTTCAGTCCCACGCTCACCCGGGCCCTGTCCACGGTGCCGCCCCGGTACGCGGCGGACGCGAGCGGTCTGCTCGCCACGGTCACCCAGCTCGGCCAACTGGTCGGCGTCGCGGGCTTCGGCACACTCTTCTTCAACCGACTTGAGTCACTCGGCCCCTCTGAGGCGTATACCTCTGCGAAGGCGCTGTTGGCGTGCATGTTCGCGCTGGCCGGGACCGCCGCGGTGGGCGCCGTGTCCGGACTGGTACTCAGGCGTCGCTGA
- a CDS encoding NADH-ubiquinone oxidoreductase-F iron-sulfur binding region domain-containing protein, which produces MNEALPDVPEVRVVGLPQLTSGFDLVERLDLPMHLKVHGPLEPMGGEQLAKLSEAINLKGRGGAGFPFHKKLRSVAEAAIKRGVRPVVVVNGSEDEPACRKDTVLINRAPHLILDGALLAAEALGARTLVVGVTRESTQRSMEAALAERGLSNGRRSALRARVQRNPVRMVTGAAASLIRSIDGGPAIPPGRKISASQSGVGGAPTLLSNAETFAQLAIAARIGPERYGNTGLYDEPGTVMLTVSGAVARPMVIEVPTGVPLRYVLQLAGAPPVPQGVLTGGYHGKWIDAATVNEAIVSRNSLDAVGGALGAGAILPITQETCPLGESLRVAQWLAEESAGQCGPCYLGLPAAARGMEDILNGGGPAALEALKQVAKNVKRRGACSHPDGSAMFLESTIKAFTDDLAAHVLGNGCGRPVEGVLPLFEGGKMPTGIPGGGEAEENGPSRQKIYVDWTLCRGHGLCADILPEVFELGADGFPTVAQAQVPRYAEAKALRAVRRCPALALRLEEEAPRDKGPTRNLPVLSQGRGRRALGR; this is translated from the coding sequence GTGAACGAGGCCCTGCCCGACGTCCCGGAAGTCCGCGTGGTCGGGCTTCCCCAGCTCACGTCGGGCTTCGACCTTGTCGAACGACTTGACCTGCCCATGCACCTGAAGGTGCACGGGCCGCTCGAACCCATGGGCGGCGAGCAACTCGCGAAGCTCTCCGAAGCCATCAACCTGAAGGGGCGCGGCGGTGCCGGCTTCCCCTTCCACAAGAAGCTGCGCTCGGTCGCCGAAGCGGCGATCAAGCGCGGCGTCCGGCCGGTCGTCGTCGTCAACGGCAGCGAGGACGAACCGGCCTGCCGCAAGGACACGGTCCTCATCAACCGTGCCCCGCACCTCATCCTGGACGGCGCCCTGCTGGCCGCCGAGGCCCTGGGTGCCCGCACGCTCGTGGTGGGGGTCACCCGGGAGTCCACCCAGCGCTCCATGGAGGCGGCGCTCGCCGAACGCGGCCTGAGCAACGGCCGACGATCAGCTCTGCGCGCGCGCGTGCAGCGCAACCCGGTCCGCATGGTCACCGGAGCTGCGGCCTCGCTGATCCGTTCCATCGACGGCGGCCCGGCCATCCCGCCCGGCCGCAAGATCAGCGCCTCCCAGAGCGGCGTCGGCGGCGCGCCGACCCTGCTCTCCAACGCGGAGACCTTCGCGCAACTGGCCATCGCCGCGCGCATCGGCCCGGAGCGCTACGGCAACACCGGTCTCTACGACGAGCCGGGCACCGTCATGCTCACGGTCTCCGGTGCCGTCGCGCGCCCCATGGTGATCGAGGTCCCGACGGGCGTACCGCTGCGCTACGTCCTGCAGTTGGCCGGGGCCCCGCCGGTCCCGCAGGGCGTGCTGACCGGCGGCTACCACGGCAAGTGGATCGACGCGGCGACCGTCAACGAGGCGATCGTCTCCCGCAACTCCCTGGACGCCGTGGGCGGCGCGCTCGGCGCCGGCGCGATCCTGCCGATCACTCAGGAGACCTGCCCGCTGGGCGAGTCACTGCGGGTGGCGCAGTGGCTGGCCGAGGAGAGCGCGGGCCAGTGCGGCCCCTGCTACCTCGGTCTGCCGGCCGCCGCGCGCGGCATGGAGGACATCCTCAACGGCGGCGGCCCGGCGGCCCTGGAGGCGCTCAAGCAGGTCGCAAAGAACGTGAAGCGGCGCGGCGCGTGCTCGCACCCGGACGGCTCCGCGATGTTCCTGGAGTCGACCATCAAGGCGTTCACCGACGACCTGGCCGCCCATGTCCTCGGCAACGGCTGCGGACGGCCCGTGGAGGGCGTTCTGCCGCTCTTCGAGGGCGGAAAGATGCCGACGGGCATCCCGGGCGGCGGCGAGGCCGAGGAGAACGGCCCGAGCCGTCAGAAGATCTACGTCGACTGGACGCTGTGCCGGGGCCACGGCCTGTGCGCCGACATCCTCCCCGAGGTCTTCGAACTCGGCGCCGACGGCTTCCCGACCGTCGCCCAGGCCCAGGTGCCCCGCTACGCCGAGGCGAAGGCGCTCCGCGCGGTGCGTCGCTGCCCCGCGCTGGCGCTGCGCCTGGAGGAGGAGGCACCGCGCGACAAGGGCCCCACCCGCAACCTCCCGGTCCTCTCCCAGGGCCGTGGGCGGCGAGCGCTGGGCCGCTGA
- a CDS encoding cytochrome b/b6 domain-containing protein — protein sequence MNPRSSNSTLPRTGRSAYGVATAVFLLAIPLVVVYGGVWLQDFLNFGAGVVTLVLLTCSVIWGLVAQDRLILNTRQRIVAQGVHRITAVGSIAFLLLHIGIKLTLEHTTWIAAFIPFGLGFSSSGGLIGLGTLAGQLMIFVGITGALRNRFASPAPVAARWRAMHMLAYPAWCAGLIHGLYAGRAVKAPIFTYMYALCVLGVIVALALRAAPRPFKRKVTDRVAMLLGTEERPGREELEASRARRAAETAGAGRESRRGAESGGRRSESALPGYEGLSQTGANPIYQAPPAPEPAGSGFAAAYRAMSPGAQQPYDTGQTARMDLPMDMQAATEPIARAEGIGSTSGNWPIPSPPPVGEAPPSAYDPLQDTGYNIPTYGSNSGTASYLTGDVRDTGETNNLYGTYNPNDTYNSGPATDQTSGQSYDFDSPGSGEPWNTPSGGYR from the coding sequence ATGAACCCTCGTAGTAGCAACAGCACGCTCCCCAGGACGGGCCGGTCGGCCTATGGGGTGGCGACGGCCGTCTTCCTGCTGGCCATCCCTCTGGTCGTGGTGTACGGAGGCGTCTGGCTCCAGGACTTCCTCAACTTCGGGGCGGGCGTGGTGACGCTTGTCCTGCTCACCTGCTCCGTGATCTGGGGGCTGGTCGCCCAGGACCGGCTGATCCTCAACACCCGCCAGCGGATCGTCGCGCAAGGTGTGCACCGGATCACCGCCGTGGGCTCGATCGCGTTCCTTCTGCTGCACATCGGGATCAAACTCACCCTCGAACACACGACGTGGATCGCCGCGTTCATCCCGTTCGGACTCGGGTTCAGCAGCAGCGGAGGGCTCATCGGCCTCGGCACCCTGGCCGGCCAGCTCATGATCTTCGTCGGCATCACCGGGGCGCTGCGCAACCGCTTCGCGTCCCCGGCCCCGGTCGCCGCGCGCTGGCGGGCGATGCACATGCTGGCGTACCCCGCCTGGTGCGCCGGCCTGATCCACGGCCTGTACGCAGGCCGCGCGGTGAAGGCCCCGATCTTCACGTACATGTACGCGCTCTGCGTCCTCGGCGTCATCGTCGCCCTCGCCCTGCGCGCGGCGCCGCGTCCCTTCAAGCGCAAGGTCACCGACCGGGTCGCCATGCTCCTCGGCACCGAGGAGCGCCCCGGCCGCGAGGAACTGGAGGCGAGCCGGGCCAGGAGGGCCGCCGAGACGGCCGGAGCGGGCCGCGAGAGCCGCCGGGGCGCCGAGTCCGGCGGCCGGCGCTCGGAGTCCGCCCTGCCCGGCTACGAGGGCCTGTCGCAGACCGGCGCCAACCCCATCTACCAGGCTCCCCCGGCCCCCGAGCCCGCGGGCAGCGGATTCGCGGCCGCCTACCGCGCCATGTCCCCGGGAGCGCAGCAGCCGTACGACACCGGCCAGACCGCGCGCATGGACCTGCCGATGGACATGCAGGCGGCCACCGAGCCCATCGCGCGCGCGGAGGGCATCGGCAGCACCTCCGGCAACTGGCCGATCCCGTCCCCGCCGCCGGTCGGCGAGGCACCCCCGTCCGCCTACGACCCGCTCCAGGACACGGGGTACAACATCCCCACCTATGGCAGCAATTCGGGCACGGCCAGCTATCTGACAGGTGATGTGCGCGACACCGGTGAGACAAACAACCTGTACGGCACGTACAACCCGAATGACACGTACAACAGCGGTCCCGCCACTGATCAGACGTCCGGCCAGTCGTACGACTTCGACTCGCCGGGCTCGGGGGAACCTTGGAACACGCCTTCCGGAGGCTATAGGTGA